A DNA window from Trichomycterus rosablanca isolate fTriRos1 chromosome 11, fTriRos1.hap1, whole genome shotgun sequence contains the following coding sequences:
- the LOC134322924 gene encoding P2Y purinoceptor 4-like: protein MAYTTPEERNGTNISQTTYFQSNFSSTSSPLTSLAEILIACNKRATTSLDLIPQVMVLSFALPTNANMLFLFLKNRKTLSPSEVLGLNLALLGVLFCLTLPLDIYITVKGRLGILVRISNLFGVLTYTGCPLLLTSMCLERYVAVSHPVLFMRLGRSEYRAACSAIIWIITSLMATFTFIFSLAITAVYLSIIINVLFLIMVACLLGILRVLCKKGPGDAKSGEQNDSPQKKRALKNIVIVLVLSTIVYFPLMGLAPYLLIVQELVRQGTFTDHCKPLYTFAIIPYFGVCIGPLFYIARVRQMLRIRKNQARDKESTTIDQKN from the coding sequence ATGGCTTACACTACACCAGAGGAAAGAAATGGAACAAATATATCTCAAACTACTTATTTCCAATCTAACTTTTCATCAACCTCAAGTCCTCTTACTTCACTGGCGGAAATTCTAATTGCATGTAACAAAAGAGCAACTACATCGCTTGATTTAATTCCTCAGGTGATGGTCCTTTCATTCGCACTGCCAACAAATGCAAAcatgctgtttttgtttttgaagaACAGGAAAACACTGTCACCCTCAGAGGTTTTAGGTCTCAACCTGGCCCTGCTTGGTGTGCTGTTTTGTCTTACCCTTCCACTAGACATTTATATTACAGTAAAAGGACGCTTGGGAATACTTGTGCGCATCTCAAACTTATTTGGCGTCCTCACTTACACTGGCTGCCCCCTCTTGCTGACCAGTATGTGCTTAGAACGATATGTGGCAGTGTCACACCCTGTGCTTTTCATGAGGCTGGGAAGGTCAGAGTACCGTGCTGCCTGTTCAGCCATCATCTGGATTATCACGAGTTTAATGGCCACTTTCACTTTCATCTTCAGCCTTGCCATTACAGCTGTCTACTTATCAATTATCattaatgtgttatttttaataatggtgGCCTGTTTGTTGGGCATTCTCCGTGTATTGTGTAAAAAGGGCCCAGGTGATGCCAAGTCTGGTGAACAAAATGATTCTCCACAAAAGAAGAGAGCTCTAAAGAACATTGTGATTGTTTTGGTACTCTCGACTATAGTGTACTTCCCACTGATGGGCCTGGCTCCTTATCTACTAATAGTTCAGGAACTTGTTCGTCAAGGCACATTTACCGATCACTGTAAACCTCTGTACACATTTGCTATCATTCCATATTTTGGAGTCTGTATTGGGCCCTTGTTCTATATAGCCCGGGTCAGGCAAATGCTCCGTATTCGGAAAAACCAAGCCAGAGACAAAGAGTCAACCACTATAGACCAAAAAAACTAA
- the LOC134322928 gene encoding lysophosphatidic acid receptor 5-like, which yields MFTKIFSLPSRILNMAYTTPEERNGTNISQTMDNFQSNFSSTSSPLTSLAEILMACNKRATSSLYLIPQMMVLLFALPANANMLFLFLKNRKTLSPSEVLGLNLALLGVLFCLTLPLDIYTTVKGRLGILVHTSNTVGVLTYTGCPLLLTSMCLERYVAVSHPVLFMRLGKSEYRAACSAIIWILTGLTATVTFIFTLPITAVYLSVIINVLFLIMVACLLGIVCVLCKKGPGDAKSGEKSDSPKKKKALKNIMIVLVLSTIVYFPLLGLAPYLLIVQELVRQGTFTDHCKPLYICVTFPYFGVCIGPLFYIARVRQMLCIRKNQAREKKSTTIDQKN from the coding sequence ATGTTCACCAAAATCTTTTCTTTACCTTCCAGAATCCTCAACATGGCTTACACTACACCAGAGGAAAGAAATGGAACAAATATATCTCAAACTATGGATAATTTCCAATCTAACTTTTCATCAACCTCAAGTCCTCTTACTTCATTGGCGGAAATTCTAATGGCATGTAACAAAAGAGCAACTTCGTCTCTTTATTTAATTCCTCAGATGATGGTCCTATTATTTGCACTGCCAGCAAATGCAAAcatgctgtttttgtttttgaagaACAGGAAAACACTGTCACCCTCAGAGGTTTTAGGTCTCAACCTGGCCCTGCTTGGTGTGCTGTTTTGTCTTACCCTTCCACTAGACATATATACTACAGTAAAAGGACGCCTGGGAATACTTGTGCACACCTCAAACACAGTTGGTGTCCTCACTTACACTGGCTGCCCCCTCTTGCTGACCAGTATGTGCTTAGAGCGATATGTGGCAGTGTCGCACCCTGTGCTTTTTATGAGACTGGGAAAGTCAGAGTACCGTGCTGCCTGTTCGGCCATCATCTGGATTCTCACGGGTTTGACAGCCACAGTTACTTTCATCTTCACCCTTCCCATTACGGCTGTCTACTTATCGGTCATCAttaatgtgttgtttttaataatgGTGGCCTGTTTGTTGGGCATtgtttgtgtattgtgtaaAAAGGGTCCAGGTGATGCCAAGTCTGGTGAAAAAAGTGATTccccaaaaaagaaaaaagctctAAAGAACATCATGATTGTTTTGGTACTCTCAACTATAGTCTACTTTCCACTGCTGGGCCTGGCTCCTTATCTACTAATAGTTCAGGAACTTGTTCGGCAGGGCACATTTACAGATCACTGTAAACCTCTATACATATGTGTTACCTTTCcatattttggagtgtgtattGGACCCTTGTTCTATATAGCCCGGGTCAGGCAAATGCTCTGTATTCGGAAAAACCAAGCCAGAGAAAAAAAGTCAACCACTATAGACCAAAAAAACTAA